From a single Triplophysa rosa linkage group LG17, Trosa_1v2, whole genome shotgun sequence genomic region:
- the smim15 gene encoding small integral membrane protein 15 produces MIDIKAWAEYVVEWAAKDPYGFLTTVILALTPLFIASALLSWKLAKMIEAKDREQKKKQKRQENIAKAKRAKKD; encoded by the coding sequence ATGATTGATATCAAAGCATGGGCAGAATATGTGGTGGAGTGGGCTGCCAAAGATCCATATGGTTTTCTCACCACGGTTATCCTGGCATTGACCCCTCTGTTTATAGCCAGTGCCCTGTTGTCCTGGAAACTGGCCAAGATGATAGAGGCCAAGGACCGTGAGCAGAAGAAGAAACAGAAACGGCAAGAGAACATCGCAAAAGCCAAGAGAGCCAAGAAAGATTGA
- the ndufaf2 gene encoding NADH dehydrogenase [ubiquinone] 1 alpha subcomplex assembly factor 2 yields MSRFTSLLRRTFGVVKEHVGTDHLGNKYYYVPEQKTWTGRVTRPRRLVEAANPAAFEYSEGSVPSEWDAWIRGRRKHPPTVEELLKNERYRENIKIKAEEVEERDKALQSKEYEEGLVARPVQAQIKGHASATLFGQSEVSEEPVSTANTFQPGSWVSPGTKR; encoded by the exons ATGAGCCGCTTTACCTCTCTCTTGCGAAGAACATTTGGAGTGGTCAAAGAGCACGTCGGTACGGATCATTTaggaaataaatactattacGTACCCGAGCAGAAGACATGGACAG GAAGGGTCACTCGGCCCAGACGCCTGGTGGAAGCTGCCAATCCAGCAGCGTTTGAGTACTCAGAGGGCAGTGTTCCCTCTGAATGGGATG CTTGGATCAGAGGCAGACGGAAGCACCCGCCTACTGTAGAG GAGTTGCTAAAGAATGAACGCTACAGGGAGAACATCAAAATTAAAGCCGAAGAAGTAGAGGAGAGGGACAAGGCCCTGCAGTCCAAAGAGTATGAGGAAGGTTTGGTGGCTCGACCTGTTCAGGCTCAGATCAAAGGCCATGCTTCTGCCACACTGTTTGGACAGTCTGAAGTTAGCGAGGAGCCTGTAAGCACTGCCAACACATTCCAGCCAGGGTCCTGGGTGTCTCCAGGAACCAAAAGATAG
- the ercc8 gene encoding DNA excision repair protein ERCC-8, whose amino-acid sequence MLSFLYARQSGLDDPVRLRRAESTRRVLSLELNYDRDVDRIHGNGINTLDIEVVEGRYMLSGGSDGVIVVYDLENSSRKPHYTCKAVCTVGRSSRYVHKFSVETVQWYPHDTGMFISSSFDKTVKVWDTETLKPAEEFQFDGNVYCHHMSTIARKHSLVAVGTKDPKVQLCDLKSGSRIHILQGHRGEILSVRWSPRYEHILATASTDSRVRVWDVRRASGSLFTLDQHNGDKSKASSEAANTAHNGRANGLCFTDDGLYLLTTGTDDRMRLWNSATGENTLVNYGKVVNESRKGLKFAVSRGCSPEFVFVPCGSSVAVYGLHSGEQITMLRGHYNNVDCCEFHSDNQELYSGGKDCNILAWVPVLRQPDIEDEGVNSAKGGTQAAVNPAFEDAWSSDED is encoded by the exons ATGCTGAGTTTTCTCTATGCCAGGCAGTCGGGCCTTGACGACCCTGTTCGTCTGAGACGTGCAGAGTCCACACGAAG gGTCCTGAGTCTGGAGTTGAACTACGACAGGGATGTTGATCGTATCCATGGCAACGGTATTAACACGCTTGACATTGAAGTTGTTGAAGGAAGATA TATGTTGTCAGGTGGGTCTGATGGAGTAATTGTGGTCTATGACCTGGAAAACAGCAGCAGGAAGCCTCATTACACTTGCAAAGCAGTCTGCACTGTAGGCAG GTCCAGTCGGTACGTGCATAAATTCAGTGTAGAAACAGTGCAGTGGTACCCACATGACACTGGAATGTTCATATCCAGCTCATTTGACAAAACCGTGAAAGTGTGGGACACAGAAACTCTAAAG CCAGCTGAGGAGTTCCAGTTTGATGGCAATGTCTACTGCCATCACATGTCTACCATAGCCAGGAAGCACAGTCTTGTGGCAG TTGGTACTAAAGACCCTAAAGTGCAGCTTTGTGATCTGAAGTCTGGGTCTCGCATCCACATTCTGCAGG GTCACAGGGGTGAGATCCTCTCAGTGAGATGGTCTCCACGATACGAGCACATCCTGGCCACTGCCAG CACTGACAGCAGGGTTCGTGTCTGGGATGTTAGAAGGGCTTCAGGGAGTCTTTTCACTTTGGACCAGCACAATGGAGACAAATCGAAAGCCTCATCAGAAGCAG cGAACACAGCCCATAACGGGCGAGCGAATGGATTGTGCTTTACAGACGATGGACTTTATCTCCTTACAACGGGGACGGATGATCGTATGCGTCTCTGGAATAGTGCCACGGGAGAAAACACGCTA GTGAACTATGGGAAGGTTGTAAACGAGAGCCGGAAGGGCCTCAAGTTTGCCGTATCGAGGGGCTGCAGCCCGGAGTTTGTTTTTGTGCCATGCGGGAGCTCGGTGGCAGTGTATGGGCTTCACTCGGGAGAGCAGATCACTATGCTGAGAGGACATTATAATAATGTAGACTGCTGTGAGTTTCACTCAGATAACCAG GAGCTGTACAGTGGAGGTAAAGACTGTAACATCCTGGCCTGGGTCCCGGTGCTAAGACAGCCTGACATTGAGGATGAAGGAGTCAACTCTGCAAAG GGTGGAACACAAGCTGCTGTTAATCCTGCTTTTGAAGATGCCTGGAGCAGTGATGAAGACTAA
- the elovl7a gene encoding elongation of very long chain fatty acids protein 7a, with protein sequence MAIHDFTTTAAQLYDNWIKDADPRTKDWLLMSSPLPQTIIIALYIYFVKSLGPRLMENRKPFELKQVLIVYNFSVVAYSLYMCYEFVMSGWGTGYSFHCDLVDYSQSPQAIRMAWTCWLYYFSKFIELLDTIFFVLRKKHNQVTFLHVYHHSIMPFTWWFGVRFAAGGIGTFHALLNCIVHVIMYTYYGLSALGPAYQKYLWWKKHLTSVQLIQFVIITSHISQYLFMKDCPYQYPIFIYIIALYGIVFLLLFLNFWYHAYTKGKRLPKVLQSSTLSQNNNGIYRKKE encoded by the exons ATGGCGATCCATGATTTTACAACCACAGCTGCACAGCTGTATGACAACTGGATCAAAGATGCAG ACCCCAGGACAAAAGACTGGCTGCTCATGTCGTCTCCACTGCCGCAAACCATCATTATTGCTTTGTACATCTACTTTGTGAAGTCACTGGGGCCCAGATTAATGGAGAACAGGAAGCCGTTTGAACTGAAGCAGGTCCTCATCGTCTACAATTTTAGTGTCGTGGCTTATTCTCTTTACATGTGTTACGAG TTTGTCATGTCAGGTTGGGGAACAGGGTATTCATTCCACTGCGATCTGGTGGACTACTCTCAGTCACCACAAGCCATAAGG ATGGCATGGACTTGCTGGCTCTATTACTTCTCCAAGTTCATTGAGCTTTTAGACACT ATTTTCTTTGTGCTGAGGAAAAAACACAATCAGGTCACCTTCTTGCACGTCTACCATCATTCCATCATGCCTTTCACCTGGTGGTTTGGGGTCCGGTTCGCTGCAG gtGGCATCGGGACGTTTCACGCCCTTCTAAACTGCATCGTTCATGTCATCATGTACACATACTATGGACTGTCAGCCCTGGGCCCTGCCTACCAGAAGTATTTATGGTGGAAAAAGCATTTAACTTCAGTACAGCTA ATCCAGTTTGTCATTATAACCAGTCATATAAGCCAGTACTTATTCATGAAAGACTGCCCTTACCAGTACCCCATATTCATCTACATCATCGCTCTCTATGGCATCGTCTTCCTTCTCCTCTTCCTCAACTTCTGGTATCACGCCTACACGAAAGGCAAGAGGCTTCCCAAAGTCTTGCAAAGTTCAACCCTGTCGCAGAACAACAACGGCATTTACCGCAAGAAGGAATAA